One stretch of Glycine soja cultivar W05 chromosome 7, ASM419377v2, whole genome shotgun sequence DNA includes these proteins:
- the LOC114418563 gene encoding indole-3-pyruvate monooxygenase YUCCA2-like, whose protein sequence is MDYLKELEGKSVHDCYHQHQIKMSKMASPIFVPGPVIVGAGPSGLAAAACLKQKGIPSLVLERAQCLASMWQFKTYDRLRLHLPKQFCQLPLMPFPKNLPSYPTKQQFLAYLKAYADHFDIKPVFSQTVVSAEFDHVCHHWRVKTQGVLKKEDTAEYVCQWLIVATGECAEEVVPQIEGMGEFEGQIVHTCKYKSGNKFCGKNVLVVGCGNSGMEVCLDLCNHNARPSLVVRDTVHILPQQMLGKSTFGLSMFLLKWFPIRFVDQFLLLMSHLMLGDTDQFGLRRPKLGPLELKNLYGKTPVLDVGTLTQIKNGKIKVCRGIKRLARNAVEFVDGKVENFDAIILATGYKSNVPSWLKGSDMFSEKDGFPRKPFPNGWKGENGLYAVGFTKRGLLGASIDAKRIAEDIEHSWKAEATHVLEFPCPLA, encoded by the exons ATGGACTACTTGAAGGAACTAGAAGGAAAAAGTGTCCATGATTGTTATCACCAGCACCAGATAAAGATGAGTAAAATGGCAAGCCCTATATTTGTTCCTGGACCAGTTATAGTGGGAGCTGGTCCCTCAGGGCTAGCTGCAGCAGCTTGCCTTAAACAGAAAGGCATTCCAAGCCTAGTCCTTGAAAGAGCTCAATGCTTAGCTTCAATGTGGCAGTTCAAGACTTATGACCGCCTCAGGCTTCATCTCCCAAAGCAATTCTGCCAGCTCCCTCTCATGCCATTCCCCAAAAACTTGCCTTCTTATCCCACAAAACAGCAATTCTTGGCCTACCTTAAGGCCTATGCTGACCACTTTGACATAAAACCTGTCTTCAGCCAGACTGTGGTCAGTGCTGAATTTGATCATGTGTGTCATCATTGGAGGGTCAAGACTCAAGGAGTACTCAAGAAAGAGGACACAGCAGAATATGTTTGCCAATGGCTTATAGTTGCTACTGGAGAGTGCGCTGAGGAAGTAGTGCCTCAAATTGAAGGGATGGGAGAGTTTGAAGGGCAGATTGTACACACTTGCAAGTATAAGAGTGGAAACAAGTTTTGTGGGAAGAATGTTTTGGTGGTTGGTTGTGGGAATTCAGGCATGGAGGTTTGTTTGGATCTCTGCAACCACAATGCTCGCCCTTCCCTAGTGGTTCGAGATACG GTGCATATCTTGCCACAACAGATGCTAGGGAAATCAACTTTTGGTTTATCCATGTTCTTGCTCAAGTGGTTCCCTATACGTTTTGTGGATCAATTTTTGCTTCTAATGTCACATCTCATGCTTGGAGACACAGATCAATTTGGACTTCGCCGTCCAAAACTTGGTCCTCTAGAGCTCAAGAACTTGTACGGAAAGACACCAGTTTTGGATGTTGGGACACTCACTCAGAtcaaaaatggaaaaattaaG GTTTGCCGGGGAATTAAACGACTAGCACGCAATGCGGTGGAGTTTGTTGATGGAAAAGTAGAGAACTTTGATGCCATCATTCTAGCAACTGGTTACAAAAGCAATGTACCCTCTTGGTTAAAG GGCAGTGACATGTTTAGTGAGAAAGATGGGTTTCCCCGGAAGCCATTCCCAAATGGATGGAAAGGTGAAAATGGACTCTATGCGGTGGGTTTCACCAAACGTGGCCTGCTTGGTGCATCTATTGATGCAAAGAGGATTGCTGAAGATATTGAACATAGCTGGAAAGCTGAGGCCACGCATGTTTTGGAGTTCCCTTGTCCACTTGCGTGA
- the LOC114418767 gene encoding uncharacterized protein LOC114418767: protein MLLSSISRTKKFFQKTIKNFKSFFSPGYYQRLPKASPHSHFSYSAAAASSAMDMTSNTSYQDMEKLYTDFSDQWESENEKARRRMKKKAASALPSKQESEVYSGSYISLSNASHAQKKNKVEKKEEGGGNNNKRSLTIQKGRKKESSSSSSSFMSMCMKEHRYCMVEQKLRELEMLDMNNVEYVLDIEEVLHYYSRLTCPAYLEIVDKFFLEMYSELFGPSMRHASPRSVNSRLKMRYQ from the coding sequence ATGTTGCTAAGTTCCATTTCCAGAACCAAGAAGTTCTTCCAAAAGACTATAAAGAACTTCAAGTCTTTCTTCTCCCCAGGTTATTACCAAAGGCTTCCCAAAGCTTCTCCACACAGTCATTTCTCTTATTCTGCGGCTGCTGCATCAAGTGCCATGGATATGACCAGCAACACAAGCTATCAAGACATGGAGAAGTTGTACACCGATTTCTCTGACCAATGGGAGTCAGAAAATGAGAAAGCAAggaggagaatgaagaagaaagctGCATCTGCATTGCCATCAAAGCAAGAAAGTGAGGTCTATAGTGGAAGCTACATTAGCTTGTCCAATGCAAGCCATGCTCAGAAGAAGAACAAGGTGGAGAAAAAAGAGGAAGGTGGTGGCAACAACAACAAGAGGAGCTTAACTATTCAAAAGGGAAGGAAGAAAGAGTcatcgtcatcatcatcatcattcatGTCTATGTGTATGAAAGAACACAGATACTGCATGGTGGAACAGAAGCTGAGGGAGTTGGAGATGTTGGACATGAACAATGTGGAATATGTATTGGACATTGAAGAGGTTCTTCATTACTATTCTAGACTCACTTGCCCTGCATATCTTGAAATTGTGGATAAGTTCTTCTTGGAAATGTACTCAGAGTTGTTTGGTCCATCTATGCGGCATGCTTCACCTCGCAGTGTTAACTCTAGGCTCAAGATGAGATATCAGTGA
- the LOC114418562 gene encoding probable polyol transporter 6, with translation MEENSALEHHCYYPLPASAAKADHPNHNDGEKEETCAEEGSSQHQPNTSQNCVSYQSNKPRLNRYALGGAILASTNSILLGYDIGVMSGASLLIRQDLKITSVQVEILVGCLNVCSLIGSLASGKTSDWIGRRYTIMVAAATFLIGAILMGLAPSFPFLMAGRVVAGIGVGYSLMISPVYVAELSPALTRGFLTSLPEVFISVGILLGYVSNYAFSGLPNGINWRLMLGLAALPSIAVALGVLAMPESPRWLVVKGRFEEAKQVLIRTSENKGEAELRLAEIQEAAAASASITNMDKATTSDGSFNGQGVWKELLVTPTSPVLRILVVAIGVNFFMQASGNDAVMYYSPEVFKEAGIKDEKQLFGVTIIMGIAKTCFVLISALFLDPVGRRPMLLLGSCGMAISLFVLGLGCTLLKLSGDNKDEWVIALCVVAVCATVSFFSIGLGPTTWVYSSEIFPLRLRAQGSSLAISVNRLMSGIVSMTFLSVSEAITFGGMFFVLCGVMVCATLFFYFFLPETKGKSLEEIEALFEDQAH, from the exons ATGGAAGAGAATTCTGCTCTGGAACACCATTGTTACTACCCTCTTCCTGCTTCTGCTGCAAAAGCTGATCATCCCAATCATAATGATGGTGAAAAAGAAGAAACTTGTGCAGAGGAAGGTAGCTCTCAACATCAGCCTAACACATCACAGAATTGTGTTTCATACCAAAGCAATAAGCCTCGCCTCAACAGATATGCACTTGGTGGTGCTATCTTGGCTTCCACAAACTCCATCCTCTTAGGCTATG ATATTGGGGTCATGAGTGGTGCTTCTCTTTTAATAAGGCAAGATCTAAAGATCACATCAGTCCAAGTAGAAATCCTTGTTGGGTGCTTAAATGTGTGTTCCCTGATAGGATCTCTTGCTTCAGGCAAGACCTCTGATTGGATTGGGAGAAGGTACACCATAATGGTTGCTGCAGCAACATTCCTGATTGGTGCTATTCTGATGGGTTTGGCCCCTTCATTCCCATTCCTAATGGCAGGTCGTGTAGTTGCAGGCATTGGTGTTGGTTACTCCCTCATGATCTCACCAGTGTATGTGGCTGAGCTCTCTCCTGCTCTCACCAGAGGCTTTCTCACATCACTCCCTGAAGTCTTCATCAGTGTTGGAATTCTACTTGGTTATGTCTCCAACTATGCCTTCTCAGGTCTCCCAAATGGCATCAACTGGAGACTCATGCTTGGCCTTGCAGCCTTGCCATCAATTGCAGTGGCACTTGGTGTGTTGGCAATGCCCGAGTCGCCTCGTTGGCTTGTAGTGAAAGGAAGGTTTGAGGAAGCAAAGCAGGTTTTGATTAGAACATCAGAGAACAAAGGAGAAGCTGAATTGAGGCTTGCTGAGATACAAGAAGCTGCTGCTGCTTCTGCTTCCATCACAAACATGGACAAAGCAACAACTTCTGATGGTTCTTTTAATGGACAAGGGGTTTGGAAGGAGTTGCTTGTTACACCTACTAGCCCTGTGTTGAGAATTCTTGTGGTTGCTATTGGTGTTAACTTCTTCATGCAGGCTTCTGGGAATGATGCTGTCATGTATTATAGCCCAGAAGTGTTTAAGGAGGCTGGGATTAAGGATGAGAAGCAGCTTTTTGGTGTTACAATCATCATGGGAATAGCCAAGACTTGCTTTGTTTTGATATCAGCCTTGTTCTTGGACCCGGTTGGGAGGAGGCCCATGTTGTTGTTGGGCTCATGTGGCATGGCAATCTCATTGTTTGTGCTGGGCTTGGGCTGTACCTTGCTTAAGTTATCTGGTGATAACAAGGATGAATGGGTCATTGCTTTGTGTGTGGTTGCTGTCTGTGCTACAGTATCATTCTTTTCTATTGGGCTTGGGCCTACAACTTGGGTCTACTCTTCAGAGATTTTCCCTTTGAGGCTAAGGGCCCAAGGTTCCAGCTTGGCCATTTCTGTGAACCGTTTGATGAGTGGGATTGTGTCCATGACATTCCTTAGTGTTTCAGAGGCAATAACATTTGGAGGCATGTTCTTTGTGCTTTGTGGGGTGATGGTGTGTGCcacacttttcttttatttctttttaccaGAGACCAAAGGCAAAAGCTTAGAAGAGATTGAAGCTTTGTTTGAAGATCAAGCACATTGA